The DNA sequence TGAATAAATCCGTGCTATTTGCTATCAATATGGGTTTATAATAAACGTCATCTGTTAAGGTCTCAACTAAATCGAGTGAAGTAAGATAAATGAATGAAACTAGCGTTAATTCCGGCACCTTATATATAGTCGCCACACCAATCGGAAACCTAGCAGATATTAGCCAACGCGCGCTTGATGTTTTATCACAGGTTGATGTAATTGCTTGTGAAGATACTCGCCATACTGGCAAGCTGTTGTCTGCTTTTTCTATCAAGAACTCCACCATGTCGATGCATGATCATAATGAAAGGCAACGACAAGAGCATATTGCCAATTTATTGCAGGAAGGAAAAAGTATTGCCTTGGTTTCTGATGCAGGAACACCACTGATTAGTGATCCAGGTTTTCATCTTGTAAGGCATTGTCGAAGCCTAGGTTTACCTGTATCTCCTGTACCGGGGGCTTGTGCCGCTATTTCCGCTTTGTCTGTTGCAGGCCTGCCAACAGATAGATTTAGTTTTGAAGGTTTCTTACCGTCTAAATCAGGCGCACGAAAAGCAGTGCTTGAATCTTTACAGCATGAAGAGCGCACTATGGTGTTTTACGATGCCCCGCGTAGAGCGATTGATACAGTAAAAGATATCGTGTCAACCTTAGGTGGTGAGCGTTATTTAGTGATAGCCAGAGAATTAACCAAAACCTTTGAAACCATACATTCAGATAAAGCCGATGATTTTCTTATCTGGCTTGAGCAAGATGCCAATCAGCTTAAAGGTGAAATGGTACTCATAATTGAAGGCTATAAAGCGGATGCTAATGATATTCCACCACAAGCCATTAATACCTTAAAGTTATTATTAGCCGAAATGAAGCCGAAAAAAGCCTGTGCCATTGCCGCAGAAATACACGGCGTGAAGAAAAATGCTTTATATGATATTGCTTTGTCGCTTAAATAATCCTATTAAGCTTTATTGTTCATTTTTATCATTGCACAATTTACTTGGCTAGCGCTAAGCATTCCGCTAGAATGCGCGCTGAGTTGACCAGACAATCGCTGCTTTATCGTTGTGCCCAATGTTTCGACAAAGGGTAGACAGATAGAGGGGAGGAAAGTCCGGGCTCCAATGAGCAGGGTGCCAGGTAACACCTGGGCGGCGCAAGCCGACGACAAGTGCAGCAGAGAGAAGACCGCCGATGACCGCGCTTATTTATAAGTGATGGAACAGGTAAGGCTGAAAGGGTGCGGTAAGAGCGCACCGGGCGACTGGTAACAGTTCGCAGCAGGGTAAACTCCACCCGGAGCAAGACCAAATAGGGTTTCATTACTTTAAATAGTATACGCGTGGCTCGCGCGGAAACCGGGTAGGTTGCTTGAGCCTTAAAGCGATTTAAGGCCTAGACGAATGATTGTCCACGACAAAACCCGGCTTATGTGTCAGCTCATATCTCCTTTAAGAAAGCCTTAGCAGAAATGTTGAGGCTTTTTTGTGGCCAATTGTCCACTTCGCATATAGCTAAATTAAAGTGTCGGTGCTATCTTGGCGGAAAATGGGACACCATAAACTGGCTAGCCAAGTAACTAATGATATATTTACCTAGGCTATTTTATCAATGAGCAGTTCAGATAGTTCTTGTTTGTCTTGCTCTGTCATCACTTCATTATCAATGGTTGAAACTGAGAATACGTTTTCGGCGCTTTCACCAATCGTGGTTATTTTTGCTGAATGAACAGTAAGTTGTTTTTTACGAAATACTTCACAAATCTTTTCAATAAACTGCGGGTTATCAAGCGCGCTAATTTTTAATAGTGTTCTGCTAGATTTCTGCGTGGGTAGAAAATCAATGTCAGGCGAATTTTCAAAGGTCGAAAAGTGTTTCGGCTCTTTAGGTTTATCAGGTTTATCATTAAGCTGTTCACTGGTTAACACCTTATTAATGCATGAAATAACGCGCTGTTCTCGATATGTGTCGGTAATTGGCTCATCGTTATAGTCTAGAATTTTTATAACTTCGAGCGCGTTGCCGCTTTTGGTCTTATAGAGTTGCGCTTCTTTCACTTTAACTTTTAGCGCTGATAAGCAGTTAAAAAGATCAACAAATAACATGCTCCTGTCAGGTGAGTAAACTAGCAGATTATTGCACTCTAAATTAGGGTTTTGTGACAGGGTGGCAAGGTGTGCTTGTTTATTCTTTGTCAATATTTGTTGGCTAAATTCGACGATTTCTTCAACTTGATTATTGCTAAAAAAGCTTGAGGGAAATACAGACCAAAGTGACATCACTTCATGTTCTGGAATACCTGATTCAACTAATGCCTCAAGTGACTCTTGCTTGTTTTCGCGAATCACAATACGCTGCTCAAACACATTTTCAATGCCATCATTTAGTGCTTTACGCAGTGAAAAATACCATTCATTTAGTAAGCTTTCTTGCCATTCGTTCCAGCATTGATCATTAGTTGCCATTAAATCTGCCACGGTAAAACAGTAAAGCGCGTTTAATTTAGCTTCTGTTCTGATGCGTTTAGCTATGGTACGAATCACCTCGGGATCTTGAATGTCTCGTGATTGAGCAGTACTGATCAATAAGTCTTGGTTATCCACTAACCAATAAATTAACTCAACTTCTGATCGCTTAAGATCATGCAGCTGGGCAAATTCTTTAGCGTACATGGCGCTGAATTCATTGGCTTCGTGCGTTTGTTTACCACTTAAGTCATGGCACAAGCCAGCTACGGTTAAAATAAGTTTAAGTTTTTTCTCTTGGTAGATGCTTGAGATCAGCTTTTTGTTTGCTGATTTATCGCTAAAGCCATCAACACATTGTAATAATTTAAAGGCATGCTCATCGACGGTATAAGCGTTATGAATATCAAACTGCATTTGGCCTTCAATTGATTTCCACTCGGGAAAATACGATGCCAGAACTCCGTAGCGATGCATTAAACTAAAGGCGCGTTTTAAGCCATTATTATGACGCAAAATTGCTATAAACTCGGTTCTACAGGCTTGGTAGTCTTGCAGTTCCCCTAATAAACTGCGCCTGGTTTGTCTCAGCAATCGTAAGGTTTCTGGGGCAATATCTCTTATTTCGCTGTGCTGTGCAATCAGATGGAATAAGGTCAGCACATTGGCTTTATTTAAAAATACCTCATCATACTTAGCTTGTATCATGTGATTAACAATGAAGAAATGCTCGTTTAAATCGATTTTGTTATTAAGTGCTTTCGGTTCAATAAATATTCTCCGTTCGATTATTCGTAACATCATTTGATTAAGCTCGCGAATACGGGTCATTGCTCTGAACAGTTGGCGCATCATTTTTTCAACCGCAAGCTGTGCATTGTCGCCGTGACCAAATTGCATAAATTTGGCAACCTCTATTTGGTACTCAAATAATAATTCTTCAGTGGCTCGACCCGCGACCACGTGCAGCGCCCAACGTATTCGACAAATGAATTGATAGGCTTCAAGTAATTCTTGATATTCATCCGGTTGCAGAAAACCAAGTTGCTTTAAAGACTCTGCGTCATCAACGTGAAAGTGCTTTCGGGCTATCCAAATGATTGTTTGTACATCACGCATGCCACCCGGATTATTCTTCATGTTTGGCTCTAGATACAATGCGGTGTTTTTGGCTTTGTTGTGGCGAGCTTCTTGTTCAGCAACCTTATCGGTAAAAAAATCAGCGCTGGAGGTTATTTTATCTGAATATAGTAGCGTAAGAATGTTTTGCGCATGTTGCTTATTGCCGTACAAAGTATGAATATCAAGCAAACATGTGGCTATGGTGGCATCGCAACGTGCAGCTTGAATATTTTCTTTTTCGGTTCTAACCGAGTAACCAATATCGACACCTAAATCCCACAACTTAGTTAAAAACTGTGAAATAGCTTGCTCTTGAGTTTTGTTAAGCGTTTTATCTGACAGAATACACAGATCAATATCAGACTTAGGGTGTAAGGTTTGTCGGCCAAAACCGCCGACAGCATTAAGAGATAAGTCTTGCCATTTATCTAAGTTAAATGCTTGCCATAATGCAACCAATAAATGATTAAACAATTGCGCTCGTTGCTGCTGTAGTTGTTCAATTTTAGTGTCGAAAAATGTGCGATTAAATGCTGCTTCATTTATCGCAATATGATTTTTTACTGCTTTAATATCTAAAATGTCAGGAAAATTCATAATAATTAAAGTCTTTTAAACCATGTGTTTAAGTGGGTTAGCTTGCCATCGATAAATGATTCATTTTTTAATGTGCCGCCAAAATCAAATTGGTTTTCAGCACAAACACTATTAATGGTTAAACTGTTGGCGTTTACGATAGTAAATGCCGTTTCACAGCCCTTAGCACGGTAATGCATTTGCATGTAGTTGATAAGTGCGCTAATCACTGTATGGATATCTTCGCCAAGGTTAACCATAAAGGCTGCAAACTCTACTGCACTGTCTTCAGGGTTGTACTGCGCTGTGGCTGAAGCAATCACTTCATTATTTTTGCTTGCGTTAAATACCATGACATCATCATTTTCGCTTGTTTTAAGTCGACCTGAAAAGCTAATGACTTGGTCATTATTGAGCTGAGGACTATCAATATTAGCGTCTGGTGTGATCTCGATTTTTTCTGGGTAAGTCACATCAATAGCTTTAGTTTGCAGTGCCAGAGCCTTGTCTATAATTTCATTTTGCCTTTCATTTATTTGGCTTGTGTCATCATCTAAGAAATAGACCAGAAAAATAGCGTCTTGTAATCCATAGTAAGCCAAGATTGATGCTTCGATTTTGAAACCATGTTGAAAGAAGTAAATTGCCTGTGCTTCTGATACTTTGACGGATAGTTTTTTAATATCTTTTTTGTAGGCATGTTGTTTAATAAATGGCACAAATGAGGAAAGCTCTGCATTACCGACACTCTCAAACCTAAGCGTTTGTGCTTTACGGTCTTCAACATAAACGGCATCAATTTTTTGTGCGAGCTCATCCAATGTTTCGCATATATAGTGTTCCATTGTCATTACCTTTTAAATGGTTTGAGTTCTAACTATATCATATGGTGATTAAATGTTCAAAATTCCAAATTATGATATTACAAAGCCATTTTTTTGGCTTTTTTTAGCTAGTTTGAATTAATTTAATTTGAACTCTAATTAGTAGTGGTGAAATTAATTTTGTTTGTTGGAGGTAATTCTGTTATTAGAAAATAGGTAATATATCTGGTGCTGATAAAAGAAAGTGATTATTTATTAAGATTTAAATATCAATAGGTTACAGGGGGATCTGGTTAGATATTTTTGTCTGAATTTAAAGATTTTTAAAGTTGGAATAGCAGGTTACTTCACTGAAAAATAACCTATAAATCAGTAAAAATAATGGTTAGAAGCGCATGGCTTATGTGAAACTGAGGTTATTTAGCAGGGCTTTTTGTTGTTTGTTCGGCACTTTTATCCATCGGCTCTATTTCCAATACTGGAGCAGCATCAAGATCGTTGGCATCCATCATAGAGGCAATGCGCTGCATTGAAGATAATAATAGTGATTGCTCCCATGGTTCTAAGCTGCAAAATTTTTGAATGAAATGTTCTTGCAGCGGTTGTGGCGCATCAATTAATGAGACCTTGCCTTGTTCTGATAAAAATAAACTGACTCGACGCTTGTCGTTGTCACTTCTTACGCGAGTGATTAATCCTCTATTTTCTAATCGATCAAGAATGTTTGTTACAGTTGCAGCGCTTAAGTTAATTTGTTTCGCTATTTGGCTTGCTGTTACTCCTTTTATTCTGGCGATTTCCTGCATAATGAGTAACTGCGGGCCAGTTAAACCTGATGATTTATTTAATTGCTTAGAATGCAAATCAATTGCTCTGATTACTTTACGAATAGAGACTAAAAGTTCTTCGTACTTTTCCAATGTTGATTCCTTAAGCAGCGCATTTGATAACTGAGGGCAGTGTAGCACAAACTGCAATTGTTTTATCTGTAAAACTAATTAAATCAAGTGAGTTTATCGGTTAGCTCACATATGTCCCGTCCTGAAATGTGTTTACACTTTTAGGGCTTTATTATGAGCACTTCAAACAACAAAAGAGTTAAACGTACGCAACGCGACTATACTTTAGGCTTTAAATTATCAGTTGTGGAGCAGGTAGAAAAAGGCGATTTTACTTACAAGCAAGCGCAAATGCACTATGGCATACAAGGTAGAAGTACTGTCTTAGTGTGGCTAAGAAAGCATGGTAAGTTGGATTGGTCTAAAGCTATTTATATGCGCGATATGCCTAAATCAAAAGAAACACCCGCCCAGAAAATCAAACGCTTAGAGCGAGAGCTTGAAGATGAGCGCATTAAGAATCTCGTGTTAAATCGAATGGTCGATATTATGGATAATGAGCATGGAGCTAGTTTAAGAAAAAAGTACTTATCCGAAGTATCTGGGAAACCAAAGAAAAAGCAGGCCAAAAGTTAGCGCGTATATGCCGGGTATTTGAGCGTTCCCCACAAGGTATCTACCAAGCAATTAAACGTATCAAGCATCGAGCGATAGAGCTTGCTCCCGTAAAAGCGCATGTGATGTACTGGCGCAAGTTTATGCCACGAGTTGGTGGTAAAAAGCTGTACAAATTGATTAAACCACAGCTAGAGGAAGCGCAAATAAAACTGGGGCGCGACGGCTTGTTTGATTATTTACGAACGCATGGATTATTGGTACCACCAATAAAGTCATTTATCAAAACAACGCATAGTAAGCATTGGATGAAATCATCGCCGAACCTACTCAAGGTGCACAAGGCAAGTGCGCCTGAGCAGGTGTTTGTTAGCGACATCACTTATTTAAAATCCAGTCAAGGCATTCACTATTTATCACTTGTTACAGACGCATATAGCCGAAAGATTATGGGATATGAGTTAAGTAATGAGATGGAAACAAGTGATGTTAAGAAAGCACTAACCAGGGCCATTAATAATCGCGTCTATCAAAATTTAGCAATACACCACTCAGACAGGGGGCTTCAGTATTGTGCTTACGATTATAAAGCTAAGCTCTTTAATAACGGGATACTCTCATCGATGACAGATGGCTATGACTGCTATCAAAATGCATTAGCAGAGCGAGTAAACGGTATTCTAAAACAAGAATTCCTTATATATGACTGCAATACTATCCATGAGCTTAGGCAACTCGTTCAGGAGTCAATTCAGATATATAATGAAAAGAGGCCGCACTTAAGTTTAGGCATGAAAACACCAGAACAAGTGCATAAAAAAATCCAAGAGCCGAAGCGCTTGGATTTGATACGCTGTATCCGTTCATCTGGCTCGATGCTATCCACTATAAAATCAAGGAAAGTGGCCGTTATGTTAGTAAGGCAGTTTACACCGTGCTCGGTATTAATATCGAAGGCCGTAAGGAGCTGCTCGGCCTATACGTGTCAGAAAGCGAAGGTGCTAACTACTGGTTATCAGTGTTAACTGATTTACACAATCGTGGCATATCCGATATTTTAATCGCCTGTGTTGATGGGCTTAAAGGCTTCCCTGAAGCCATTGGCACTATCTATCCTGAAACCGAAGTACAGCAATGTGTAATCCACCAAATTCGGAACTCGATGAAGTACGTTGCTTCAAAGCACCAGAAGGCATTCATGGCTGACTTAAAACCTGTTTACCGTGCAGCTACCAAAGATGCTGCCGAGTCTGCATTGGATGAACTTGAGGCTAAATGGGGTAGTCTATACCCAATCGTAATTGAGTCTTGGCGTCGCAAATGGGCTAATTTATCGATTTACTTCAAGTACCCAGATTACGTGCGCAAAGCCATTTACACCACCAACGCTATTGAAGCTGTACATCGTCAGTTTAGGAAATTAACCAAGACTAAAGGCGCATTCCCGAATGAAAATAGCTTGATGAAATTATTGTATGCGGGCATATTGAATGCTTCGAAGAAATGGACAATGCCAATCCGCAGTTGGAACCTGACATTGTCGCAATTAGCCATCCACTTCGAAGGTAGATTAGATGGCGTGCTAGATATTTAGCAATTTAGGCTGACACAGAATTCTGAACGCCCTCTTTATAGCTGCATCAATGATTTTGTGTCTTGACCTAAAGCTGATCTTTAAGTCAGCTCAGATATTCTTAAAAAAGTCTCTGTAGAAATATTGAGGCTTTTTTTGTGGAAATTCTTTTAGGGTGAAAAAAACCGCATTGATAGATGCGGCTTTTAATCGTTCTAAGCAGTTTTACTCGCTTACTACTTTAATTTTTTCAGTAATACGTCAACGGCTTTTTCGATTTGCTTATCGCGACCTTTAGCGGTTGATTCAGGGTCGTTTTTCACTAAGTGATCTGGCATGGTTTGGTTATTTTCCAAGTATTCGCCTTTGGTATTTTTCATACCCACTTGTGGTACACCAGCGCGGAAATCACCAGAAATACCGGTTTCCCACCATACTGCGGTCATAGTACCTGGTACTGGCATACCCACCATTTCACCTAAATTAAGTTCATCGTAAGTATAGGCAAATGCGTGTGCGTCACTATAGTTACCTTCGTTAATCACTAATACTGAAGGTTTGTTCCATTGATCTAATGGGTCACCGTGGTATTTACGGCCACGTACGTGCATAGTGAAGTACTCGTTACCACTTAATAATTTAGCTAAGTCGTTGTGTAACCAACCACCGCCGTTAAAGCGAGTATCAACCACCACAGCTTCTTTATCAAAGTGCTTACCTAATAAGCGTGAGTATACCGCTCTAAAGCTTGGATCATTCATACCACGTACGTGCACATAACCTAATCGACCACCTGACAGCTCTTCAACCAAGGCTTCGCGTGAGGCCACCCAACGTTCATACATTAAATTACTGGTAGAGCGAATTGGTTTAACCACTTCATCAAAGCTGTCGCCATCAGCTGATTCAAAGGTGAATCTCACGCGTTTATCAGCGCTATGGTTAAGTAATTGATGTAGGTTTTGCGTATTCGTTAATTTAACGCCATTCACTGCTTTTAGTTTAACGCCAGGTTTGACTGCGCTATTATCTTTATCAAAAGGGCCTTTTGCTAATACTTCAATAACTTCAAAGTCGCTGCTGTTGTTAAAGAATAAACCTAAACGACCGGTAGCATCATGATGTGCTTGTTTTTTCGGACGATAAGATGAGCCGATATGAGAGGCGTTTAATTCGCCAGTCATTTCAGCAAACATATTGGCAAAATCACGACCATGGCCGATAGCGTTTAGCTTCTTACGGTATGAGTCGCCCATGTCATCCCAATCGATGCCATGCATGTCGTCACGGTAGAATTTATCTTTAATGATGCGCCAGCTGTGATCGAACATAAACGCTCGCTCTTGCGCTGTTTTAAGCTGCATTACCGGGTTAACACTGATAGGTTTTAAGGTGATTTTTTTGCCAACTTTACCTTGCTTTAATGTGCCGTCAGCTAGTACGAATAACTGCTTTTCATCGTCGCTAAATGACATGCTAACCGAGCGAGCACCTAACTTAGCGATAAGCTCAGTTTTCTTCTCGCGAATGTTATGACGCCATAAGTCATAACCCTTCTCGAAACGAGCAAGGTAGTACAACTCTTTGGTGTCTTTGGTTAGGTAGGCATCGCGAAGGTCTGATGCATGAACCGTTAAGCGAGCAGTGCGGCGTTCAATATTATCCCACGCTATGTTAACTGGCTCTTTAACTTCTTCTTTAGCATCTTTTTTGTCTTTGCCGTTTTTCGCCTTCTCTTTTTTATCAGAGCCTTCTTTATCTGCCTCGCTCTCTTCTTTTTTCTTTTCTAGCTCTTTATGTAGGGCATATTCTTCTTTAGACATGCTGAATTTGTCATAAGCATCTTGCGTTAAAAACGCTGCCATAACATCAGCTTCACGTCCCCAGCTACCATGATCTCGTTGACCGTAACGGGTACTAAACCATAGCACGGCTTCACCATCAGTGTGCCAAGTAGGACCGCCATCGCTGTAGCCAGATAGGCTGATATCTACCGGCTGTTTTGAGCCATCAGATGGGAATACGCCAACATTGGTGATAAATAAGCGACTTCTTGGCGCGTAGTCTGCGGTCATCCAATAGCTATCGGGTGCCCAGGCAAAGCTGATATCGCCATCTGCATATGAGTAGTTGTGTTCTTTACCAAGGGCAACATTGACTTTTTTAGTCTCGCGATTGAATACTTGAATTTCATCGCGGCCAGATAAAAAGGCAATCTTTTTACCGTCTGGAGAATACACAGGTTGGAAGCTGTCGGTATCGGCTACATGAACAGCCTCTTCTTTTAATGTGGTAGCAGCAAAGAAATATGGCTCGTCATCATTAACGATAGAGCTTTCATATAAACCCCAACGACCATTGCGTTCGGCCGTATAGAGTAAGGTTTTGCCATCTTTATGAAATGACACTGAGCGCTCTTGCTGTGGTGTGTTAGTGATGGCTCGTGTGGTTTTAAACTCTGTGCTGGCAACAAAGACTTCACCGCGGGCAATAAAGGCGACTTCTTTACCATCAGGCGATACTGAGTATTCGCTAATTTTGCCACCTAATGATTTAGGCAATAATTCATCTTCTTGAATATCGTTAGCGATATTGATTTCAACGTGGTTTAGCTTATTGCCTTTTTGCGTATAAATGCTGCCATGGTGAACAAAGGCTAGTGTACCTTTGTCGCTAATGGATAAGCTGCGTACCGGGTGTTGCTTAAACTTGGTAACTTGCTTTTTGTTGTCACCGTCTAAATCTGAACGCCAGACATTAAATGCGCCAGATTTTTCTTCACTGGTGTAGTAGAAAGTGTCTTTATCTTGCCATACTGGGTTGTGATCGCCACCTGCAAACGTAGTTAACTGAGTGTGTTTGCCGGTTTTTAAATCGTGAAGCCAGACATCGCGCGCAAACGCTGAGACATCATGCTTTCTAAATTGGTTTTCATAGGCTTTTTCATCACGATAAAGTAGTTTGTTGCCATCTGGCGAGTATTGCAGCTCTGAGCTGGCGATGGTTGACAACATCGACGGTGTGCCACCTTTCACAGAAACCGTATAGCTTTCTGTTAAGCGTGATGTTGGAAATAAGGTTGAGGCAGCCGAGTCTTGGCGAGCAGAAGTGAATAATACTTCTTTGCCGTTTTTACTGAAATCTTGTGGGATATCATGTGCTGAATGATAGGTTAAGCGCTTGGCTTTACCGCCTGTTGCTGGCATTAAATATACGTCTAAGTTGCCATTTCTATCACTGGCAAAGGCAATGCTTTTACCATCACGAGACCAAATAGGGTGACCATCCCAATCACTATGTAGGGTTAATGGTCTTGCTGTGCCACCTTTTGCTGAAACTGTGTAAATATCACCTTTATATGAAAAAGCGATTTTTTTGCCGTCGGGCGAAATGCTGCTATGTAGGAACCATTCTTCGCTTTTATCAGCATGCGCTGACGTGCAAAGCAAGGCTAAAGCAGACAAAGCGTACTTTATTTTTTGCATTGATATTCCCTTTATTATTATAAGGTTGTAATTTTTTTGGCAATTAGATAATCACCATAATGTTATATAGTAACACTTTGTTGTTGGTATTAATTCAGCTAGTGAGCATATTTAGTCAACTAATTTGTAACAAATTCATTACGTCGATAAATAAGCTAGGTTTTGTTGTTGAATATTTGTTGTTGAATAGTTATCAACTAAAGCAAAGCAGAAATGATGGCGTTAAAGCTGAAGCTAGTTCTAAGGGATTGGCTAACAGTCTTTAGGTGATGTAGTTGTAAGTAATTAAAGAGCTGTGTTAATCAGTGAAAGCGTAAGCTAGTGGCGAATGGCTGAACAGAAGAAAAAGCCTCAGCATAAGTGTTGAGGCTTTTTATAGCGAAATAATTACTGTTTTATAGCAACTTTTCGTGTTGTTTCGATAACCGCTTCAATACGACGGTTTTCACTGTGGGCTTGGCTGCTGTTAGCTGTATTTAATAAACGCGCTTCACCGTAACCTACAGCAGATAGACGCTCTGCTTTGATGCCATGCGTTTGGGTTAATCTATTAACAATCGCTTGGGCACGAGCTTGTGATAGCTTTTTATTATGTTTTGCTGAGCCTTGTGATGAGGTATGGCCTTCAACTACCAGTTTAGTGTGCGGGTAAGTTTTCATAAAGTCAGCCATTTCTTTAATTTCATTAAAGTATTCTGGCTTGATTTCAGCTTTGTTGTTATCAAAATTCACTAAAAGTTGAATTCTTAAGTTCTCTTGAGTGAAAACAGTACAGCCATCGCTGTCTACCTTATCGTTTTTAGGCGTGTTGGCGCATTGATCTTTATTATCGGCTACACCATCATTGTCGCTATCTATTACTTGAGCACTCGCTTGCTCTGCAACAACGGCTACTGGCGCTATTTTGCTTGCTGGTGCTGACTTTTTGCTTTCGCCAAAAAAGTAGATAAAGCCTAGCTGAGCAGTATAGTCAGTAAAGTGCTCTGAGAATTGGTAGTGAGTTTTACCTTCAAAGTAAAGAGCGGCGTTGTTAGTTAAGTGATATCTATAACCTGCACCTAAGTTTACTGAGGTTTTTCTATCAACTATATCCATTGAGTTTAAACCACTCATTAGATAGAAGTTTTCTTTATTTAGAAAATATAAAACATCAAAAGCTGTTGCTGAGGCATCAGGCTCTTTAAAGCCGCCATTTTCTTTTACTAAATTTATTTCGCTGTGGGCAAAGCGAAACTCTAGCGCTTCACTGTAGCGGTAACCAAACTCTGCGCCCAAGCCTGAGCCATGGTCGACATCTGAGCGTAAATCGTCGGTCATTAAACGCTCATTGTCTGTTTTAATGTGCATTAAGTGACCGCCGCCATAAAATTTGCCAACTAAATCTTTGGCTAGTGGTTGTTCGGCAACGGCTGTAAAGCTTAATGAAAGTGCCGCAGTAGCAGCAAGCGTGATAGCTGATAGGTTAAATCGTGTCATGTGAGTGATATCCATATGTAAAAATTGCGCAGTATATAGAGCTTTTGCTCTTATGCAAGTATAAGGTGTTTTATTTCCTTATTGCAGTTTGTTCTTGCTTACTCTTATCTGTTCATTTGCTCGAAAATGGCATATCAACATATGCGGTATTGATACTTATTGCGTTTTGGCTGCCATCGCTGTTTCGTGGATAAGTAATAAAAAAACACCATGATAAATAGCTAGAGTTAACGGCGCTTTTTGTCAAAAAGAGTTTATATAGAGATTTTTTACTCATATAGAAATTGATTATGATATATATTTATGATTAGATATCGTCGATACAATGATGTAATCAAAAAATTAAAAGGAATTAATTATGAAAAAACTCTTCATTTATACTGGCCTGCTGGCATTTTTTTTATTTGCTGCGCATGTAAACGCGACTCAACTACCTTTATATATCAAACAATGTGATAATTGCTCTGCTCAACAAATGAAAAGCAAAGCAGAGGATGTCATTAGAAATTCTACCGTTGCCGTTTTAGATACTGTTTCCTCAACTATTAAAGTCTATGATGTTAGGCTTCAAATACAAGACGATGAAATTGAAGTGGTGACAGCAAAGGAACGTAGTTTGCCAAACAATGTTGCAGATTACTTCAATGACACGATTCAGTATAAAAATACGTTTATTGGTAACCTCAAAGCAAGTTACCCTGGTCTAGTTATTCCACTAGACAGTATTGCAGGGATTCCTCAAACAATAACCAAAAATGCAACAAGCTACACTAACGCTACTAGTAATTGTGAAAACAGCTCAGGTAATAATGCATATAACTTTATGAGTAATAGTAGTTATAGGAATAATGTTTTTGATGCCTTGGTTGGGCAAAATCA is a window from the Litorilituus sediminis genome containing:
- a CDS encoding S41 family peptidase — its product is MQKIKYALSALALLCTSAHADKSEEWFLHSSISPDGKKIAFSYKGDIYTVSAKGGTARPLTLHSDWDGHPIWSRDGKSIAFASDRNGNLDVYLMPATGGKAKRLTYHSAHDIPQDFSKNGKEVLFTSARQDSAASTLFPTSRLTESYTVSVKGGTPSMLSTIASSELQYSPDGNKLLYRDEKAYENQFRKHDVSAFARDVWLHDLKTGKHTQLTTFAGGDHNPVWQDKDTFYYTSEEKSGAFNVWRSDLDGDNKKQVTKFKQHPVRSLSISDKGTLAFVHHGSIYTQKGNKLNHVEINIANDIQEDELLPKSLGGKISEYSVSPDGKEVAFIARGEVFVASTEFKTTRAITNTPQQERSVSFHKDGKTLLYTAERNGRWGLYESSIVNDDEPYFFAATTLKEEAVHVADTDSFQPVYSPDGKKIAFLSGRDEIQVFNRETKKVNVALGKEHNYSYADGDISFAWAPDSYWMTADYAPRSRLFITNVGVFPSDGSKQPVDISLSGYSDGGPTWHTDGEAVLWFSTRYGQRDHGSWGREADVMAAFLTQDAYDKFSMSKEEYALHKELEKKKEESEADKEGSDKKEKAKNGKDKKDAKEEVKEPVNIAWDNIERRTARLTVHASDLRDAYLTKDTKELYYLARFEKGYDLWRHNIREKKTELIAKLGARSVSMSFSDDEKQLFVLADGTLKQGKVGKKITLKPISVNPVMQLKTAQERAFMFDHSWRIIKDKFYRDDMHGIDWDDMGDSYRKKLNAIGHGRDFANMFAEMTGELNASHIGSSYRPKKQAHHDATGRLGLFFNNSSDFEVIEVLAKGPFDKDNSAVKPGVKLKAVNGVKLTNTQNLHQLLNHSADKRVRFTFESADGDSFDEVVKPIRSTSNLMYERWVASREALVEELSGGRLGYVHVRGMNDPSFRAVYSRLLGKHFDKEAVVVDTRFNGGGWLHNDLAKLLSGNEYFTMHVRGRKYHGDPLDQWNKPSVLVINEGNYSDAHAFAYTYDELNLGEMVGMPVPGTMTAVWWETGISGDFRAGVPQVGMKNTKGEYLENNQTMPDHLVKNDPESTAKGRDKQIEKAVDVLLKKLK
- a CDS encoding OmpA family protein; this translates as MTRFNLSAITLAATAALSLSFTAVAEQPLAKDLVGKFYGGGHLMHIKTDNERLMTDDLRSDVDHGSGLGAEFGYRYSEALEFRFAHSEINLVKENGGFKEPDASATAFDVLYFLNKENFYLMSGLNSMDIVDRKTSVNLGAGYRYHLTNNAALYFEGKTHYQFSEHFTDYTAQLGFIYFFGESKKSAPASKIAPVAVVAEQASAQVIDSDNDGVADNKDQCANTPKNDKVDSDGCTVFTQENLRIQLLVNFDNNKAEIKPEYFNEIKEMADFMKTYPHTKLVVEGHTSSQGSAKHNKKLSQARAQAIVNRLTQTHGIKAERLSAVGYGEARLLNTANSSQAHSENRRIEAVIETTRKVAIKQ